A DNA window from Arachis hypogaea cultivar Tifrunner chromosome 18, arahy.Tifrunner.gnm2.J5K5, whole genome shotgun sequence contains the following coding sequences:
- the LOC112769081 gene encoding uncharacterized protein — protein sequence MKDQLDLRYSSKNQSEVEVETEPEILDESINAVEIDPVSKIQSSLDISLAKATKTNNIHEGQLNRSQGHANGSIKSIREGELMTKGKFERIKSMLEAELSDIQEQYFHMSLKYAEVEAEHEELVMKLKEVGLMEETKLLLSEKEILSLKVENLLEKINLLESDLSSFVENEFSRHLQH from the exons ATGAAAGATCAACTGGACCTTCGTTATAGTAGCAAAAATCAGAGTGAG GTGGAAGTGGAAACTGAACCTGAAATTCTTGATGAAAGTATTAATGCTGTAGAAATAGATCCAGTATCAAAGATTCAGTCATCACTTGATATTTCTCTTGCAAAAGCTACAAAAACGAACAACATACATGAAGGTCAACTTAATAG ATCCCAAGGCCACGCAAATGGTTCAATAAAATCAATAAGAGAAGGAGAACTCATGACGAAAGGAAAATTTGAACGTATAAAATCAATGCTAGAGGCAGAGTTAAGTGATATTCAGGAGCAGTACTTCCACATGAGCCTTAAATATGCTGAGGTAGAAGCCGAGCATGAAGAACTTGTGATGAAACTCAAAGAG GTTGGATTGATGGAAGAAACCAAGCTGTTGCTgagtgaaaaagaaattttgagccTTAAAGTG GAGAATTTACTGGAAAAAATTAATCTTCTTGAGAGTGATTTGAGTTCCTTTGTTGAGAACGAG TTTTCTAGGCACTTGCAGCATTAG
- the LOC112771112 gene encoding nicotinamide adenine dinucleotide transporter 1, chloroplastic isoform X2, whose product MATPNGLVVPNIKNVQSLLILEVYFTMYEQLKSLLQSEGVQIIISTDCHNLSVGANMMAASGAGATTTMFTNPLWVVKTRLQV is encoded by the exons ATGGCTACTCCAAATGGTCTAGTTGTACCAAATATAAAGAATGTCCAGTCTCTTTTAATCTTAGAG GTATACTTTACCATGTATGAACAGCTCAAGAGCCTTCTTCAGTCTGAGG GTGTACAAATTATAATAAGTACAGATTGCCATAATCTTTCAGTTGGAGCTAATATGATGGCTGCTTCTGGTGCTGGAGCTACAACAACAATGTTCACAAATCCACTTTGGGTTGTCAAGACTAGACTCCAA GTATGA
- the LOC112771112 gene encoding nicotinamide adenine dinucleotide transporter 1, chloroplastic isoform X1, with the protein MGLLAIGSHNIGVSMATPNGLVVPNIKNVQSLLILEVYFTMYEQLKSLLQSEGVQIIISTDCHNLSVGANMMAASGAGATTTMFTNPLWVVKTRLQV; encoded by the exons ATGGGTTTACTTGCTATAGGTTCACACAACATTGGAGTTTCCATGGCTACTCCAAATGGTCTAGTTGTACCAAATATAAAGAATGTCCAGTCTCTTTTAATCTTAGAG GTATACTTTACCATGTATGAACAGCTCAAGAGCCTTCTTCAGTCTGAGG GTGTACAAATTATAATAAGTACAGATTGCCATAATCTTTCAGTTGGAGCTAATATGATGGCTGCTTCTGGTGCTGGAGCTACAACAACAATGTTCACAAATCCACTTTGGGTTGTCAAGACTAGACTCCAA GTATGA
- the LOC112771112 gene encoding nicotinamide adenine dinucleotide transporter 1, chloroplastic isoform X3 has translation MGLLAIGSHNIGVSMATPNGLVVPNIKNVQSLLILEVYFTMYEQLKSLLQSEVGANMMAASGAGATTTMFTNPLWVVKTRLQV, from the exons ATGGGTTTACTTGCTATAGGTTCACACAACATTGGAGTTTCCATGGCTACTCCAAATGGTCTAGTTGTACCAAATATAAAGAATGTCCAGTCTCTTTTAATCTTAGAG GTATACTTTACCATGTATGAACAGCTCAAGAGCCTTCTTCAGTCTGAGG TTGGAGCTAATATGATGGCTGCTTCTGGTGCTGGAGCTACAACAACAATGTTCACAAATCCACTTTGGGTTGTCAAGACTAGACTCCAA GTATGA